A stretch of the Mycobacterium sp. ITM-2016-00317 genome encodes the following:
- a CDS encoding MaoC family dehydratase N-terminal domain-containing protein — protein sequence MTQTEQAQDFDHAIKDEDIERAQLLLGIDAPISIDEHHRCLSVDGIRQFAIGYGDDNPLYVDPEYAAGTRWGGPIAPPMIHSALSRKMLGDPIPDDIRKATKGLFSGVHLFVSGQDTEWFQPVRPGDELYGFGGMESTEVKNSEYAGRSVIRIRRAVRINQRAEVVAIERTILIATERKKSRERGKYMDLKPASYTDEQIAEIDEIYAAEGPRGAEPRWWEDVAVGDALPKMVKGPLTLTDMISFHSGGYGFGPYGIGGARVGYRNRQRVPKFYIKNAAGIPDVAQRLHWENEWSQSIGNPMAYDYGVMRECWLTHYVTDWMGDDGWLVRQHDEMRKFNYIGDTQFITGEVTGKRVENGNAVVDLEFRATSQRGEVTAPATATVALPSREFGAVVLPQPDEELRRKAGAMMARHNELSRGR from the coding sequence ATGACACAGACCGAACAGGCCCAGGACTTCGACCACGCGATCAAGGACGAGGACATCGAGCGGGCCCAACTCCTGCTCGGGATCGATGCCCCGATCAGCATCGACGAACACCACCGCTGCCTGAGTGTGGACGGGATCCGCCAGTTCGCGATCGGCTACGGCGACGACAACCCGCTCTACGTCGATCCGGAGTATGCGGCGGGCACGCGGTGGGGCGGTCCGATCGCGCCGCCGATGATCCACAGCGCGCTGTCCCGAAAGATGCTGGGGGATCCCATTCCTGACGACATCCGTAAGGCGACCAAGGGCCTGTTCTCCGGCGTGCACCTGTTCGTGTCCGGACAGGACACCGAGTGGTTCCAGCCGGTGCGGCCCGGCGACGAGTTGTACGGCTTCGGCGGCATGGAGTCCACCGAGGTCAAGAACAGCGAGTACGCCGGCCGCTCGGTCATCAGGATCCGGCGTGCGGTGCGGATCAACCAGCGTGCGGAGGTCGTGGCGATCGAGCGGACCATCCTGATCGCCACCGAGCGCAAGAAGTCGCGCGAACGCGGCAAGTACATGGATCTCAAGCCCGCGAGCTACACCGACGAGCAGATCGCCGAGATCGACGAGATCTACGCCGCGGAGGGCCCGCGTGGGGCCGAGCCCCGGTGGTGGGAGGACGTCGCGGTCGGCGACGCGCTGCCGAAGATGGTCAAGGGTCCGCTGACGCTGACCGACATGATCAGCTTCCACTCGGGGGGCTACGGTTTCGGCCCGTACGGAATCGGCGGCGCCCGTGTCGGTTACCGGAACCGGCAGCGGGTGCCGAAGTTCTACATCAAGAACGCCGCGGGCATCCCGGACGTCGCGCAGCGCCTGCACTGGGAGAACGAGTGGTCCCAGTCGATCGGCAACCCGATGGCCTACGACTACGGCGTGATGCGGGAATGCTGGCTGACGCACTACGTCACCGACTGGATGGGTGACGACGGGTGGCTGGTGCGCCAGCACGACGAGATGCGCAAGTTCAACTACATCGGCGACACCCAGTTCATCACCGGTGAGGTGACCGGCAAGCGCGTCGAGAACGGCAACGCGGTCGTCGACCTCGAGTTCCGGGCCACCAGCCAGCGCGGCGAGGTGACCGCACCGGCCACCGCGACTGTCGCGCTGCCGAGCCGCGAGTTCGGCGCGGTCGTGCTGCCGCAACCCGACGAGGAGTTGCGCCGCAAGGCCGGGGCGATGATGGCCCGGCACAACGAACTGTCGCGCGGCAGGTGA
- a CDS encoding phosphotransferase family protein: MSTRRPEIPADLRQWIAEVTGADEVEVRQVPGGASRQAWFVDAGTGAQSRALFLRYDPREADPGSAFHPLQIEAEIMAELHRHGVTVPRVIAAHPTLQAVLLERIGGDTWFRLIEDPDEQVRTARDFIDKLAALHRIDARDLTIPSLGPAGPVAGHVRAEIAAMRARLSRYGKPAPLLAFCIDWLDRHVPDYDGPTVMVQGDTGPGNFMYSGGVVTAVVDWELAHFGDPMDDIAWLSLRTVQDTFTDFPARLAEYEQLSGHRIDEGRIWYYRLFAETRLASISPGSIDTRASAPPASPDAGNSLIYGMLHRRLLVEALAHVVGIPEVDVELPPDTDADTRSEHSPVYEAAAAAMSGAAARSTDALALRYVKGAARLMKYLAEIDRIGAVVDAQETAELAAVLGWAPRSVPQGRAALAELAGRGEITDRDYVTQLWRGIKRDDYLTRTASGALGRRTWPPLRHPDQPPTLERGERDRWVSPSPKTTVS, encoded by the coding sequence ATGAGCACGCGGCGTCCCGAGATCCCGGCCGACCTGCGGCAGTGGATCGCGGAGGTGACCGGGGCGGACGAGGTCGAGGTCAGGCAGGTCCCCGGTGGCGCGAGCAGGCAGGCGTGGTTCGTCGACGCCGGTACCGGCGCACAGTCGCGTGCCCTGTTCCTGCGCTACGACCCGCGGGAAGCCGATCCGGGCAGTGCCTTTCACCCGCTGCAGATCGAGGCCGAGATCATGGCCGAGCTGCACCGGCACGGCGTGACCGTGCCCCGGGTGATCGCGGCACACCCCACCCTGCAGGCCGTGCTGTTGGAACGGATTGGGGGTGACACCTGGTTCCGGCTGATCGAGGATCCCGACGAACAGGTGCGGACCGCCCGGGACTTCATCGACAAACTGGCTGCCCTGCACCGGATCGACGCGCGGGACCTGACGATCCCCAGCCTCGGCCCGGCCGGCCCGGTCGCCGGGCACGTCCGCGCGGAGATCGCCGCGATGCGGGCGCGACTCAGCAGGTACGGCAAACCCGCACCGCTGCTGGCGTTCTGCATCGACTGGCTGGACCGGCACGTACCCGACTACGACGGGCCGACCGTGATGGTGCAGGGAGACACCGGACCCGGCAACTTCATGTACTCCGGCGGTGTGGTCACCGCAGTCGTCGACTGGGAGCTCGCCCATTTCGGCGATCCGATGGACGACATCGCGTGGCTGTCACTGCGCACGGTGCAGGACACCTTCACCGATTTCCCGGCGCGGCTGGCCGAGTACGAGCAGCTGTCCGGCCACCGGATCGACGAGGGCCGGATCTGGTACTACCGGCTGTTCGCGGAGACCCGGCTGGCCTCGATCAGCCCGGGCAGCATCGACACCCGTGCCTCCGCACCGCCCGCGTCACCCGATGCGGGCAACAGCCTGATCTACGGCATGCTGCACCGGCGCCTGCTGGTGGAGGCGCTCGCGCATGTCGTCGGCATACCCGAGGTCGACGTCGAACTCCCCCCTGACACGGATGCCGACACCCGCTCGGAGCACTCGCCGGTGTACGAGGCCGCCGCTGCGGCCATGTCCGGCGCCGCGGCCCGCTCGACCGATGCATTGGCGTTGCGGTACGTCAAAGGTGCTGCGCGACTGATGAAGTACCTCGCCGAAATCGATCGCATCGGTGCGGTGGTCGATGCCCAGGAGACCGCCGAGCTGGCCGCGGTGCTGGGCTGGGCGCCGCGCTCGGTGCCCCAGGGGCGCGCGGCACTCGCGGAACTGGCCGGCCGCGGAGAGATCACCGACCGCGACTACGTCACCCAGCTGTGGCGCGGGATCAAACGCGACGACTACCTGACCCGCACCGCCTCCGGGGCACTGGGCCGGCGGACCTGGCCGCCGCTGCGGCATCCCGACCAACCCCCCACCCTCGAGCGAGGAGAACGAGACCGATGGGTATCGCCATCACCGAAGACCACCGTGAGCTAG
- a CDS encoding enoyl-CoA hydratase-related protein, with the protein MTVPGDRAQSVDTGTDTVRAEIVDRVAVLTFHRPQRRNALHPEMYEAVPRLLERFADSVDVGCVLVTGAGTAFCAGGDVRDGGSANDVPAGDPEEQIRARSALLADNARMVTLLHSMPKVTIAALPGAAVGAGMSIALATDLRIAARSARLIPGWAKLAFSGDFGGAWLLTHLVGPSRALELLVSGAPIDAAAGERLGLFNRVVDDADLPAAALRWAAEIAAGPTAAFAGTKANIFDAQRLSLAEALLPESERMVRSALTQEHRDAVRAWLASASNKVGAHS; encoded by the coding sequence GTGACGGTGCCGGGGGACCGGGCGCAATCGGTCGACACCGGCACGGACACCGTACGGGCCGAGATCGTCGACCGGGTCGCCGTGCTGACGTTCCACCGGCCGCAGCGCCGCAACGCGCTGCATCCCGAGATGTACGAAGCCGTGCCGCGGCTGCTGGAACGGTTCGCCGACTCGGTCGACGTCGGGTGCGTGCTCGTCACCGGCGCCGGGACCGCGTTCTGCGCGGGCGGTGATGTGCGCGACGGCGGTTCGGCCAACGATGTCCCCGCCGGCGACCCGGAGGAGCAGATCCGCGCCCGCAGCGCCCTGCTCGCCGACAACGCCCGGATGGTGACGCTGCTGCACTCGATGCCGAAGGTGACGATCGCGGCGCTGCCGGGCGCGGCGGTCGGAGCCGGAATGAGCATCGCGCTGGCCACGGATCTGCGCATCGCCGCGCGGTCGGCGCGGCTCATCCCCGGATGGGCGAAGCTGGCGTTCTCGGGCGACTTCGGCGGTGCCTGGCTGCTGACCCACCTGGTCGGGCCGTCGCGGGCACTGGAGCTGCTGGTCTCCGGTGCGCCGATCGACGCCGCGGCGGGGGAGCGCCTCGGTCTGTTCAACCGGGTGGTCGACGATGCCGACCTGCCCGCCGCGGCACTGCGCTGGGCCGCCGAGATCGCCGCCGGACCCACCGCCGCGTTCGCCGGCACCAAAGCCAACATCTTTGACGCGCAGCGGTTGTCGCTCGCCGAGGCGCTGTTGCCGGAAAGCGAGCGGATGGTACGCAGCGCGCTCACCCAGGAACACCGCGACGCGGTCCGGGCGTGGCTGGCGAGCGCGTCGAACAAAGTGGGTGCGCACTCATGA
- a CDS encoding FCD domain-containing protein, protein MTSELIAPRVDSRRAKLAGRAAEQIVADVIELGWPVGQVLGSETELLDRYGVSRAVLREAIRLVEHQHVARMRRGTNGGLVIVEPDVEGVIGPAVIYLLRVGATLDEIFDTRIALEELVAEIASQRADEADIVAVRETLERESAGGISHFRLLHSRLAALTANPVLELFVEVLTRVSNFFFDERASVPGKFADEVCRAHDAIARAILGNNPGLARDRMRRHLSAEAAFISRRPTTVQRLDPAVALAGTLGDKRGEALAREIFAGIVNSGAAPGAFVGSEATLMEKHHASRAVVREAIRILEYHQIAGTRRGPGGGLFVDEPDISALTDIISIYLRRRGVTVRHITQLRTGLELAVVEQVADRLRTGSSDAAILEQALSAETAQGLAPAFGHGEDFHSALGRLTGNRAMQLVHSVTMRLGWQFFSQLAADDPGVAALSKSLPTTVGPAHRGIAEALAAGDTELAVMRMRAHMADTVTRSG, encoded by the coding sequence GTGACCTCCGAGCTGATCGCGCCTCGCGTCGACTCCCGTCGCGCCAAACTGGCCGGCCGGGCCGCCGAACAGATCGTCGCCGACGTCATCGAGCTGGGATGGCCGGTCGGCCAGGTGCTCGGGTCGGAGACCGAACTGCTCGACCGCTACGGGGTCAGCCGCGCGGTGCTGAGGGAGGCGATCAGACTGGTCGAGCACCAGCACGTCGCGCGGATGCGCCGCGGCACCAATGGCGGGCTGGTGATCGTCGAGCCCGACGTCGAGGGCGTGATCGGGCCCGCGGTGATCTATCTGCTCCGGGTCGGGGCCACCCTCGACGAGATCTTCGACACCCGGATCGCGCTCGAGGAGCTCGTCGCCGAGATCGCCTCGCAACGCGCCGACGAGGCCGACATCGTCGCGGTCCGCGAGACCCTGGAACGCGAGTCCGCGGGCGGCATCTCCCACTTCCGGTTGCTGCACAGCCGGCTCGCCGCGCTGACCGCCAACCCCGTTCTCGAGTTGTTCGTCGAGGTCCTGACCCGGGTCAGCAACTTCTTCTTCGACGAACGCGCTTCCGTCCCCGGCAAATTCGCCGACGAGGTGTGCCGCGCCCACGACGCGATCGCGCGCGCGATACTGGGCAACAATCCCGGCCTGGCCCGGGACCGGATGCGGCGCCACCTCAGTGCGGAGGCCGCCTTCATCAGCAGGCGGCCCACCACCGTGCAGCGTCTCGACCCGGCGGTGGCGCTCGCGGGCACCCTCGGCGACAAACGGGGCGAGGCGCTGGCGCGCGAGATCTTCGCCGGGATCGTGAACTCGGGTGCGGCACCGGGCGCTTTCGTCGGGTCCGAAGCCACGCTGATGGAGAAACACCACGCCAGCCGCGCCGTCGTCCGGGAAGCCATCCGCATCCTGGAGTACCACCAGATCGCGGGCACCCGGCGCGGCCCGGGTGGCGGGCTGTTCGTCGACGAGCCCGACATCTCCGCGCTGACCGACATCATCTCCATCTACCTGCGCCGACGCGGCGTGACGGTCCGCCACATCACGCAGCTGCGGACGGGGCTGGAACTCGCGGTCGTCGAGCAGGTCGCCGACAGGTTGCGTACCGGCAGCAGCGACGCAGCCATCCTGGAGCAGGCGTTGAGCGCCGAGACCGCGCAGGGCCTGGCGCCCGCCTTCGGTCACGGGGAGGACTTCCACTCCGCCCTGGGCCGCCTCACCGGCAACCGGGCGATGCAACTCGTGCACAGCGTGACGATGCGCCTGGGCTGGCAGTTCTTCTCCCAGCTGGCCGCCGACGATCCCGGCGTGGCCGCGCTGTCGAAGTCGCTGCCCACCACGGTCGGACCCGCGCACCGGGGCATCGCCGAGGCGCTGGCCGCCGGCGACACCGAGCTGGCCGTCATGCGGATGCGCGCGCACATGGCCGATACCGTCACCCGCTCCGGCTGA
- a CDS encoding GntR family transcriptional regulator, producing the protein MDAVSRPKNVTKLVRAPKTAELIADQLRSQIVRGVLKPGDALPTEVELVKQFGVSRPTLREAFRILESESLIVVRRGSRGGVLVCSPETSVAARHFGQLLQMSGTTLTDVYEARKVFEPAAAEMLARRATPEDIADLKAAAGALAVLVNDGTEGADFAEWSAATFRFHDLIMERAGNNTLMLVGTVLREVITRHMTRVMRSVTDHTEIEKQFKRTIRSFTKFTALVEDGAAAEARDFWAAHMDRAGRSMLWGGLAKETVIDLYV; encoded by the coding sequence ATGGATGCGGTGAGCCGGCCGAAGAACGTGACCAAACTGGTCCGTGCGCCGAAGACGGCCGAACTCATCGCCGATCAGTTGCGGAGCCAGATCGTGCGCGGTGTGCTCAAGCCCGGCGACGCGCTGCCCACCGAGGTGGAACTGGTCAAGCAGTTCGGGGTCTCCCGTCCCACGTTGCGTGAGGCCTTCCGCATCCTGGAGAGCGAGTCGCTGATCGTGGTCCGGCGCGGATCTCGCGGTGGGGTGCTGGTCTGTTCTCCCGAAACCTCGGTCGCCGCACGCCATTTCGGTCAGCTTCTGCAGATGTCGGGGACCACGCTGACCGACGTCTACGAGGCCAGGAAAGTGTTCGAGCCGGCGGCGGCGGAGATGCTCGCGCGGCGCGCGACGCCTGAGGACATCGCCGACCTGAAGGCCGCGGCCGGCGCGTTGGCGGTCCTGGTCAACGACGGCACCGAGGGCGCGGACTTCGCCGAGTGGTCGGCGGCGACGTTCCGGTTCCACGATCTGATCATGGAGCGGGCCGGTAACAACACGCTGATGCTGGTCGGCACGGTGTTGCGCGAGGTGATCACCAGACACATGACGCGGGTGATGAGGTCGGTGACCGACCACACGGAGATCGAGAAGCAGTTCAAGCGGACCATCCGTAGCTTCACGAAGTTCACCGCGCTGGTGGAGGACGGTGCCGCCGCCGAGGCCAGGGACTTCTGGGCCGCACACATGGACCGGGCAGGCCGCAGCATGCTGTGGGGCGGCCTCGCAAAGGAAACGGTGATCGATCTCTATGTGTGA
- a CDS encoding CoA transferase has protein sequence MTDPFHGVRVVEVAAWTFVPGAGAIMADLGADVIKVEPPTGDPQRALRNALNSDDSSPNPFLHVPNRGKRSITLDLTSPAGVATLVQLTKGADVFLTSYLPKVRAKLGIDVDDLRADHPRLIYVRGSGWGTAGPMADAGGFDSAAAWSAAGIQHKLTAPGADAPAAQPAAFFDLQGSSAIAGAVAMALYRRERTGEGAVVDVSLLNTGMWTMGPDLAATAAGSGELPRMGRHDAPNPIVNLYRTSDDRWLNLVCLQADRYWVELCKLIDRPDLADDERFGDGMSRYVNRVACIAELDKAFGARTMAEWKTALAGFSGVWSAAATFDEVCGNPQVAANGYLPTVTGADGRDFRLVAPPYQFDGTPSVPAGPAPELGQHTEEVLLESGWDWDRISELRDGGALG, from the coding sequence GTGACCGATCCGTTCCACGGTGTCCGGGTGGTGGAGGTCGCCGCCTGGACGTTCGTTCCGGGTGCCGGCGCCATCATGGCCGACCTCGGGGCCGACGTCATCAAGGTGGAGCCCCCCACCGGTGACCCACAACGCGCTCTGCGCAACGCCCTCAACTCAGACGACTCGTCGCCCAATCCCTTTCTGCACGTGCCCAACCGCGGCAAGCGCAGCATCACGCTCGATCTGACCTCCCCGGCCGGGGTGGCCACTCTGGTGCAACTCACCAAGGGTGCCGACGTCTTCCTCACCAGTTATCTGCCCAAGGTCCGGGCCAAACTCGGCATCGACGTCGACGACCTGCGCGCCGACCATCCCCGGCTGATCTATGTGCGTGGCTCTGGTTGGGGCACAGCAGGTCCGATGGCCGACGCCGGTGGTTTCGATTCCGCCGCGGCCTGGTCGGCCGCGGGCATCCAGCACAAACTCACCGCACCCGGCGCGGACGCGCCCGCGGCGCAGCCTGCCGCATTCTTCGATCTGCAGGGCTCGAGCGCGATCGCGGGGGCGGTGGCGATGGCGCTGTACCGGCGCGAACGCACCGGCGAGGGCGCGGTGGTCGACGTGTCGCTGCTGAACACCGGCATGTGGACGATGGGCCCGGACCTGGCCGCCACCGCGGCGGGCAGCGGCGAACTACCGCGGATGGGCCGCCACGATGCCCCCAACCCGATCGTCAACCTGTACCGCACGTCCGACGACCGCTGGCTGAATCTGGTGTGCCTGCAGGCCGATCGGTACTGGGTCGAGCTGTGCAAGCTGATCGACCGGCCGGACCTCGCCGACGACGAGCGGTTCGGCGACGGGATGTCCCGTTACGTCAACCGGGTGGCCTGCATCGCCGAACTGGACAAGGCGTTCGGCGCCCGCACCATGGCCGAATGGAAGACGGCGTTGGCCGGCTTCTCCGGAGTGTGGTCGGCCGCAGCGACATTCGACGAAGTGTGCGGCAACCCCCAGGTCGCCGCGAACGGATACCTGCCTACCGTCACCGGCGCCGACGGCCGCGACTTCCGGCTGGTGGCTCCGCCGTACCAGTTCGACGGGACACCGTCGGTTCCCGCCGGGCCGGCACCCGAACTCGGGCAGCACACCGAGGAGGTATTGCTGGAATCCGGTTGGGACTGGGACCGGATCAGCGAGTTACGCGATGGCGGGGCGCTGGGCTGA
- a CDS encoding cytochrome P450 — translation MSKVIETLDRTDLDTREMLDDPHARFAALRADRPVSWATATGLLQGKGGYLLTRYDDVMTVHSDERFSTDVLKNSAAGKFIWLLPPSLRMLAQTMVFKDDPDHKRLRTLVHKAFTPKLVTTMAPDIAKIADQVADQVAAKQDVDLVHEFAVKLPLAVIATMLGVADEDRDMFHTLVEKMGNQQGSPLRQYPTARRLAKLFEALIEDRRLKPDEGLISELVRANEGGDRLSHRELVSMVFLLLLAGHDTTANLIGSSVLALIEHPDQLELVRSHPELLETTAVEELLRFTSPVADGAARFALVDMEIRGVPIPRGSQVLGSITSANRDETVFDHPDQLDLTRKPNRHLAFAFGIHYCLGHQLARLEGRIALAALLERFPKWELTVPRESLRYKPTVSLRGLTKLPTRMH, via the coding sequence ATGTCCAAAGTGATTGAGACGCTGGACAGAACAGATCTCGACACGCGGGAGATGCTCGACGATCCCCACGCCCGATTCGCCGCCCTGCGGGCCGACCGGCCCGTGTCCTGGGCGACGGCCACCGGGCTGCTGCAGGGCAAGGGTGGGTACCTGCTGACCCGCTACGACGACGTGATGACGGTGCACAGTGACGAGCGGTTCTCGACCGACGTCCTCAAGAACTCGGCGGCGGGCAAGTTCATCTGGTTGCTGCCGCCGAGCCTGCGGATGCTTGCCCAGACCATGGTCTTCAAGGACGACCCGGACCACAAGCGGCTCCGCACGCTCGTGCACAAGGCGTTCACCCCGAAGCTGGTGACCACGATGGCGCCGGACATCGCCAAGATCGCCGACCAGGTCGCCGATCAGGTCGCCGCAAAGCAGGACGTGGATCTCGTGCATGAGTTCGCGGTGAAGCTGCCGTTGGCGGTGATCGCCACCATGCTCGGCGTCGCCGACGAGGACCGCGACATGTTCCACACACTGGTCGAGAAGATGGGAAACCAGCAGGGCAGCCCGCTGCGTCAGTACCCGACGGCGCGCAGGCTGGCGAAACTGTTCGAGGCCCTCATCGAGGACCGCCGGCTGAAGCCCGACGAGGGTCTGATCTCCGAGCTAGTCCGTGCCAACGAGGGCGGCGACCGGTTGAGCCACCGGGAGCTGGTCTCCATGGTGTTCCTGCTGCTGCTGGCAGGCCACGACACCACCGCGAACCTGATCGGCAGCAGTGTGCTGGCGCTCATCGAGCACCCCGATCAGCTCGAGCTGGTGCGCTCCCACCCCGAGCTGCTGGAGACCACCGCGGTCGAGGAGCTGCTCCGGTTCACCTCGCCGGTCGCCGATGGGGCAGCCCGATTCGCCCTGGTGGACATGGAGATCCGCGGCGTCCCCATCCCGCGTGGGTCGCAGGTGCTCGGATCGATCACCTCGGCCAACCGTGACGAAACCGTGTTCGACCATCCCGACCAGCTGGATCTGACACGGAAACCTAACCGCCACTTGGCGTTCGCGTTCGGTATCCATTACTGCCTGGGACACCAGCTGGCGCGCCTGGAGGGCCGCATCGCGTTGGCGGCACTGCTCGAGCGGTTCCCGAAATGGGAACTGACCGTTCCCCGGGAGTCCCTGCGCTACAAGCCCACGGTGTCCCTGCGGGGGCTGACGAAACTACCGACACGGATGCACTGA
- a CDS encoding enoyl-CoA hydratase/isomerase family protein, producing MILASPSGNTSGNLDVDPEADGNGAVRLQDITFGVDEDHVATITLNRPDALNAISGGMAAELAWAWQTIRDTDDIHAVVLRAAGDKAFCTGVDVKGEAGWFFRTNVWNTFDPGTVISPKLHHRCWKPVVTAVHGFAAGGAQYLLNESDIIICSDDAAFFDPHANASIVSALEPIGMLHRGVPLGEVLRWALMGTEERISAETALRIGLVSEIVDRAQLWDRAHAIAASIAMRSPTAIQGSVRAIWESLDMTRSTALQNGMAYTHIGNPPLHERRAAPRRNGPPVYR from the coding sequence ATGATTCTGGCTAGCCCTTCCGGAAACACCTCAGGAAATCTCGACGTCGACCCCGAAGCCGACGGCAACGGCGCAGTCCGACTGCAGGACATCACGTTCGGGGTCGATGAGGACCACGTCGCGACGATCACCCTGAACCGGCCCGATGCCCTCAACGCGATCTCGGGCGGGATGGCAGCCGAGCTGGCCTGGGCGTGGCAGACGATCCGCGACACCGACGACATCCACGCCGTGGTGCTGCGCGCCGCAGGCGACAAGGCGTTCTGCACCGGAGTGGACGTCAAGGGCGAGGCCGGCTGGTTCTTCCGCACCAACGTGTGGAACACCTTCGACCCCGGCACCGTCATCTCCCCGAAGCTGCACCACCGGTGCTGGAAACCGGTCGTCACCGCGGTGCACGGGTTCGCCGCAGGTGGCGCCCAGTACCTGCTCAACGAGTCCGACATCATCATCTGCTCCGACGACGCCGCGTTCTTCGACCCCCACGCCAACGCCTCGATCGTCTCCGCGCTCGAACCCATCGGCATGCTGCACCGGGGGGTGCCACTGGGCGAGGTGCTGCGGTGGGCGCTGATGGGCACCGAGGAGCGCATCTCGGCGGAGACCGCGCTGCGGATCGGACTGGTGTCCGAGATCGTCGACCGGGCACAGCTGTGGGACCGGGCCCACGCCATCGCGGCCTCCATCGCGATGCGCAGCCCCACCGCGATCCAGGGCAGTGTTCGCGCGATATGGGAGTCTTTAGACATGACCAGGTCGACGGCGCTGCAGAACGGCATGGCCTACACCCATATCGGCAACCCTCCGCTGCACGAGCGCCGGGCCGCGCCGCGGCGCAACGGCCCACCCGTCTACCGGTGA
- a CDS encoding AMP-binding protein, whose amino-acid sequence MQHPWDQRLGVWWIAEDHPDAPAIVESPSGRTLTFAELTAAAHRVANALREHGLDPGDVVAYALPNDVDAVIWQLATTEIGLRYLTLNTALSADEFASILDHSGAAALVTHVDHLDRFPTVPAGARLRIVVGAHSAVPAGFDTEADFLAGHPSTPPADRTQGDAIRYSSGTTGTPKGIVRPLDGQDPSEAANAHAIFGRAFDFRPKEGVHLVSTGMHHAGCQSFYLGALNVGQSLAILGRFEAEQTLAAIDRHSVTTAYMVPTQFVRMLKLPPHVRDKYDLSSLRSVIHSAAPCPLQVKTDMMAWWGPVIWETYGGTEGPATIAKPHRWLEKPGTVGRPIRGVRVNILDDAGNPLPAGAVGNVYIERLDGQSFEYRNDVELTASVHRGSAFTIGDVGYLDEDGYLFICDRAKDMIISGGVNIYPAEIEGVLAGHPGVADVAVIGIPDPEWGEQVKAVVEPVDDTDPPPALADELIAYCRARLAAFKCPRSVDFTTRLPRTESGKLVKREIRDPYWAGAGRQV is encoded by the coding sequence ATGCAGCATCCATGGGATCAGCGTCTCGGCGTGTGGTGGATTGCAGAGGATCACCCCGACGCACCAGCGATCGTGGAATCGCCCAGCGGCCGGACCCTGACCTTCGCCGAGCTGACCGCGGCGGCCCACCGGGTGGCGAACGCGCTGCGGGAACACGGGCTCGACCCCGGCGACGTGGTCGCCTACGCGCTGCCCAACGACGTCGACGCCGTGATCTGGCAGCTGGCCACCACCGAGATCGGGCTGCGCTACCTGACGTTGAACACCGCACTGTCCGCCGACGAGTTCGCCTCGATCCTGGACCATTCCGGGGCCGCCGCGCTGGTCACCCACGTCGACCACCTCGACCGCTTCCCCACGGTGCCTGCCGGTGCGCGGTTGCGGATCGTCGTGGGTGCGCATTCCGCGGTCCCCGCCGGATTCGACACCGAAGCGGACTTCCTCGCCGGCCACCCGTCGACCCCACCCGCCGACCGCACCCAGGGTGACGCGATCCGGTATTCGTCGGGGACCACCGGTACGCCCAAAGGCATCGTCCGCCCGCTCGACGGGCAGGACCCGTCCGAGGCCGCCAACGCGCACGCGATATTCGGGCGCGCCTTCGACTTCCGCCCCAAGGAAGGGGTCCACCTGGTCTCGACCGGCATGCACCACGCCGGCTGCCAGAGCTTCTATCTGGGCGCGCTGAACGTCGGGCAGTCCCTGGCGATCCTGGGCCGCTTCGAGGCCGAGCAGACCCTCGCCGCGATCGACCGGCATTCGGTCACCACCGCCTACATGGTCCCCACCCAGTTCGTCCGGATGCTCAAGCTGCCGCCGCACGTCCGGGACAAGTACGACCTGTCCAGCCTGCGTTCGGTGATCCATTCCGCAGCTCCGTGCCCGCTGCAGGTCAAGACGGACATGATGGCGTGGTGGGGTCCGGTGATCTGGGAGACCTACGGCGGCACCGAAGGCCCCGCCACCATCGCCAAACCGCACCGATGGCTGGAGAAGCCCGGCACCGTCGGTCGCCCGATCCGCGGCGTCCGGGTCAACATCCTCGACGACGCCGGAAACCCGCTGCCTGCAGGCGCCGTCGGCAACGTCTACATCGAGCGCCTGGACGGACAGTCATTCGAGTACCGCAACGACGTAGAGCTCACCGCATCGGTGCACCGCGGCTCGGCATTCACCATCGGCGACGTGGGATACCTCGACGAGGACGGTTACCTGTTCATCTGCGACCGCGCCAAGGACATGATCATCAGCGGCGGGGTCAACATCTATCCCGCCGAGATCGAAGGCGTGCTGGCCGGCCATCCGGGCGTCGCCGACGTCGCGGTCATCGGCATCCCGGATCCCGAATGGGGCGAACAGGTCAAGGCCGTGGTCGAACCCGTCGACGACACCGACCCCCCGCCCGCGCTGGCCGATGAGCTGATCGCGTACTGCCGGGCCCGGCTCGCGGCATTCAAATGCCCACGGTCGGTGGACTTCACGACGAGACTTCCGCGCACCGAGAGCGGCAAGCTCGTCAAACGCGAGATCAGGGACCCCTACTGGGCCGGGGCGGGTCGGCAGGTCTGA